GCGATGACGAGCGATCGGTACGCCGAGGCCTTGAGAATCTGATCGGTCGTCGTGATCGTCCACGTCGTGGACGCGTCCGCGAGATCCCCCTTCGGGCGGTTCACGTTCGCCGCGGCGATCGCCGAGCGCACCTGCTCGAGGCCGATCCCGTACTTGTTGAGGGCCATCGGGTTGAGCGCGACGCGGACGCCGGGGAGGGCGCCACCACCTGAGGTGACCTGCCCGACCCCCTCCACCTGCGCCAGCTTCTGCTGGAGGACGGAGGCGGCCAGGTCGTAGAGGCGCCCCGGGTCGAGGGTCTCGGAGGTCAAAGAGAGGATCAGGATCGGCGCGTCGGCCGGGTTCACCTTGCGGTAGGTCGGATTGCCCGGAAGGTTCGCGGGGAGATCGGCGCGCGCCGCGTTGATGGCGGCCTGCACGTCGCGCGCCGCGGCGTCGATGCTCCGGCCGAGGTCGAACTGCAGCGTGATCGACGTGCTCCCCAGGTTGCTCGTGGACGTCAGCTCGGTCACGCCGGCGATCCGCCCGAACTGCCGTTCGAGGGGGGTCGCGACCGCGGAGGCCATCGTCTCGGGGCTCGCCCCGGGGAGCGCGGCCTGCACCTGAATCGTCGGGAACTCGACCTGGGGGAGCGACGCGACCGGGAGGAGGTGAAAGGCGAGGATCCCGGCGAGGGCGAGGGCGAGCGTGAGGAGCGTGGTCGCCACGGGGCGCCTGATGAACGGGGCGGAGACGTTCACGGCGCCCCGTCGGGGACGGCCTCGGGCGGGAGGTGCCCGCGGCGGGCGACTCTGAATCGTCTCGAGATGCGATCGAAGGCGAGGTACACGACGGGGGTGGTGTAGAGCGTGAGGACCTGGCTGACGAGGAGCCCGCCGACGATGGCGATGCCGAGGGGGCGCCTCAGCTCCGCGCCCGTCCCCCCGCCGAGGGCGAGGGGGAGCCCGCCGAGGAGGGCGGCCATCGTGGTCATCATGATGGGCCTGAAGCGCAACAGGCACGCCTCGTAGATCGCCTCTTCCGGGCTCTTGCCGTCCACCCTCTCGGCGTCG
The genomic region above belongs to Acidobacteriota bacterium and contains:
- a CDS encoding efflux RND transporter permease subunit, whose product is DAERVDGKSPEEAIYEACLLRFRPIMMTTMAALLGGLPLALGGGTGAELRRPLGIAIVGGLLVSQVLTLYTTPVVYLAFDRISRRFRVARRGHLPPEAVPDGAP